One Pseudocalidococcus azoricus BACA0444 DNA segment encodes these proteins:
- a CDS encoding DUF7734 family protein: protein MSPLQQLEAYSQQHPQEVLLISARWLDGANTEQEDYVMVFKGVSSSLMHATAVDADVPVLPPQAEILTIDRLASPYNPNQPQYLEQNITWERFVAQYLNI from the coding sequence ATGTCTCCCCTCCAACAACTCGAAGCCTACTCCCAGCAGCACCCCCAAGAGGTCTTACTGATCAGTGCCCGCTGGCTGGATGGGGCCAACACGGAGCAGGAAGATTATGTGATGGTCTTTAAGGGGGTTTCCAGTTCCTTGATGCACGCGACGGCGGTGGATGCCGATGTACCTGTTTTACCCCCCCAGGCCGAGATCCTAACCATTGATCGCCTAGCTAGTCCCTACAACCCTAACCAACCGCAATATCTAGAGCAAAACATCACTTGGGAAAGGTTTGTTGCTCAATATCTCAATATTTGA
- a CDS encoding tetratricopeptide repeat protein yields the protein MSILLAGALAPVTLAQPRANSLLPSLAVATLTPAEVQQQLQIKPETAQDYYNLGLVAQGQGDFPQAIAYFTQAITQQGLADYYFARGLAQADLGDHLKALDDYNQAIELDPNFASAFYNRGMTYLALQNLPAAVNNFDQAIALDPEFVAAYYSRGMAYFDMGKIELARQDYNRSLSLSPTMSASYYDQAPRPLTGGGD from the coding sequence TTGAGTATTCTTCTAGCTGGAGCCTTAGCCCCCGTCACTCTGGCCCAACCCCGCGCCAATTCCCTTCTCCCTTCCCTGGCTGTCGCGACCCTGACCCCGGCGGAAGTCCAACAGCAGTTACAAATTAAGCCCGAAACCGCGCAGGATTATTACAATCTCGGTCTAGTAGCCCAAGGACAAGGCGATTTTCCCCAGGCCATTGCCTATTTCACCCAAGCCATTACCCAGCAGGGCCTAGCCGATTACTATTTTGCACGGGGATTAGCCCAGGCCGACCTTGGAGATCACCTCAAAGCCCTAGATGACTATAACCAGGCCATTGAACTCGACCCAAATTTTGCCAGTGCATTCTACAATCGGGGGATGACCTATCTGGCCTTGCAAAACCTTCCCGCTGCTGTCAATAACTTTGATCAGGCCATTGCCCTCGATCCAGAATTTGTGGCTGCCTACTATAGCCGGGGGATGGCCTATTTTGACATGGGCAAAATTGAACTGGCCCGCCAAGACTATAACCGCTCCCTCAGCCTCAGTCCCACCATGTCCGCTTCCTATTACGACCAAGCCCCGCGTCCCTTAACCGGTGGTGGTGATTAG
- a CDS encoding ABC1 kinase family protein, whose translation MSIRAEKLLRWQRSQSLLSRQWQITTAILGLVGRWLGDWAWHRNSARLRQKRARQLVQTLLNLGPTFIKIGQFLSTRIDLLPWEYVEALRDLQDRVPPFSSRQALEIVSRELGYPLPELYAEFTAEPLAAASLGQVHRATLHTGEAVVVKVQRPYLQQLLSLDYRVIGAWVKLIHRMIPVSRRYDLPAIYEEFFSILLQEIDYIREGQNADRFRQNFQAEPHIRVPKIYWTYTTSRVLTMEYLPGIRIDNRAALAAHGLNPQALNQLGICCYLKQLLIDGFFHADPHPGNLAVTTTGDLIFYDYGMMTEVAALNQEQMVATFFAVLQKDTQQVIVTLTQLGLIEPVADMSTVERIMQVILTEFTERPLDVEFFSQMRQDVYLLFQQQPFRLPAKLTYILKSLTTLDGIARTLDANYNLVAAAQPFVKQLALSSRGRGWRALTQQTQSFIQRKLNQPSHTEILLQNFQARLERGDIKVRVKAPETEIMLRRVYLTLQCLLLTSVAGFTLLGGILLLLGDYWGGAIFLFMVTALAVLGLGRLAWRLLF comes from the coding sequence ATGTCCATCAGAGCCGAAAAACTATTGCGTTGGCAGCGGTCACAATCTTTATTGTCCCGGCAATGGCAAATTACCACCGCAATTTTGGGGCTAGTGGGGCGGTGGTTGGGAGACTGGGCCTGGCATCGGAATTCTGCTCGCCTGCGCCAAAAACGGGCCCGCCAGCTGGTGCAAACCCTGCTGAATTTGGGGCCGACCTTTATTAAGATTGGGCAATTTCTCTCCACTCGGATAGATCTACTGCCTTGGGAATATGTGGAAGCTCTCCGTGATCTCCAGGATCGGGTTCCCCCCTTTAGTTCCCGCCAGGCCTTGGAGATTGTCAGCCGTGAATTAGGTTATCCTCTACCAGAACTCTATGCCGAATTTACCGCTGAACCCCTGGCAGCCGCTAGTTTAGGCCAAGTCCATCGAGCCACATTACACACAGGCGAGGCCGTCGTTGTCAAAGTCCAGCGGCCCTATTTACAGCAACTTTTGAGCTTGGATTATCGGGTAATCGGGGCCTGGGTCAAATTGATCCATCGGATGATTCCCGTCAGTCGCCGTTACGATTTACCTGCCATTTATGAAGAATTCTTTAGCATCCTCTTGCAAGAAATTGACTATATCCGGGAAGGTCAAAATGCCGACCGCTTTCGCCAAAACTTCCAGGCCGAGCCTCATATTCGCGTTCCCAAGATTTACTGGACCTACACCACCAGTCGCGTCCTGACGATGGAATATTTACCCGGAATCCGGATTGATAACCGCGCTGCCCTGGCTGCCCACGGACTCAACCCCCAGGCCCTGAATCAACTGGGTATTTGCTGCTACCTCAAACAACTCTTAATTGATGGCTTTTTTCATGCCGACCCCCACCCTGGCAACTTGGCTGTGACAACCACAGGAGATTTAATTTTTTACGACTACGGCATGATGACGGAAGTGGCCGCCCTGAACCAAGAACAAATGGTGGCAACATTTTTTGCTGTCCTCCAGAAAGATACCCAGCAGGTGATTGTTACCTTGACCCAGTTGGGCTTAATTGAACCCGTCGCCGATATGTCCACCGTGGAGCGGATCATGCAGGTGATTCTGACGGAATTTACGGAACGGCCCCTAGATGTGGAATTTTTTAGCCAGATGCGCCAAGACGTTTATCTGCTTTTCCAACAACAGCCTTTCCGCCTGCCCGCCAAACTGACCTATATCCTCAAGTCTTTAACCACCTTAGATGGCATTGCCCGGACGCTGGATGCAAACTATAACTTGGTGGCCGCGGCTCAACCCTTCGTGAAACAATTAGCCCTCAGTTCGCGGGGACGGGGCTGGCGGGCCTTGACCCAACAAACCCAAAGCTTTATTCAACGCAAACTCAACCAACCCAGCCACACGGAAATCCTGTTACAAAATTTCCAGGCCCGGCTCGAACGGGGTGACATTAAAGTCCGGGTTAAGGCCCCAGAAACGGAGATCATGCTGCGGCGAGTTTATCTGACCCTGCAATGTTTATTACTGACCTCTGTTGCCGGCTTCACTTTGTTGGGAGGGATATTACTTCTCTTAGGAGATTATTGGGGCGGGGCGATTTTTCTGTTTATGGTGACGGCTTTAGCAGTTTTGGGCCTGGGGCGATTGGCCTGGCGACTCCTATTTTAA
- a CDS encoding GGDEF domain-containing protein gives MLLSSADHTRDNILPPPEVNYQAQVQQLQALLAEMSQAVVPNGQRQAAQKLATELGLTLGGLGFTDATQLAWMIAQRLTETLTFTPQTLKELNHWGSKLKELTSPVPAAPPDQPEILLIDEDLDLAQALGRDAPHWEMQLVTVTTWADGLAYLADYRPSLVVINPHLAPDSQANSQLLSRLSQASPAIPTILFTDEDSWRARLAAIRLGSRVSLAKPVSGDQVWQAISDLLHRQENTQAHVLIVDDDPVAITILKRVLAPWGLDITAVQDPQKFWQALEATIPDLVILDVQMPGINGIELCQMVRSDPRWGRLPIVFFTASTEPDLVTRLFAAGADDFVSKPIIGPELVTRILNRLERTRLLRSLAETDPLTGIFNRRKAQEMLEKFIGLAQAETQPLSLVMLDLDHFKQVNDRYGHSSGDQVLVATARLLRQSLRPEDVVARWGGEEFLIGMYGLGAETAVARLEFVLEKLRTRQFTSEQGEIFQVSFSAGVAEFPHQGQDLMSLYRTADETLYAAKANGRNQVLAANV, from the coding sequence GTGTTGCTATCTTCTGCCGATCATACCCGTGATAACATCCTGCCACCCCCTGAGGTCAATTATCAGGCCCAAGTCCAGCAATTACAGGCCCTGTTGGCGGAGATGAGCCAGGCAGTTGTCCCCAATGGTCAACGACAAGCAGCCCAAAAGCTGGCCACAGAATTAGGCTTGACCCTGGGGGGCCTGGGCTTTACCGATGCAACCCAACTGGCCTGGATGATTGCCCAACGCCTCACCGAAACCCTGACCTTTACCCCCCAGACCTTAAAAGAACTCAATCATTGGGGCAGCAAGCTTAAGGAATTAACCAGCCCTGTCCCGGCCGCACCCCCGGATCAACCTGAGATTTTATTAATTGATGAGGATTTGGATTTAGCCCAGGCCTTAGGACGCGATGCCCCGCACTGGGAAATGCAATTGGTGACAGTGACAACCTGGGCGGATGGTCTGGCTTATCTGGCGGATTATCGCCCCAGTTTAGTCGTAATCAATCCCCATTTAGCCCCCGACAGCCAAGCTAATTCTCAACTCCTTTCCCGCTTATCCCAGGCCAGTCCGGCAATTCCGACCATTTTATTCACCGATGAAGACAGTTGGCGGGCCCGGTTAGCAGCAATTCGCTTGGGAAGTCGGGTTAGTTTGGCAAAGCCCGTCAGTGGGGATCAAGTCTGGCAGGCCATTAGTGATCTCCTCCATCGCCAAGAGAACACCCAGGCCCATGTCTTAATTGTGGATGATGATCCGGTGGCGATTACAATCCTGAAACGGGTGCTTGCCCCTTGGGGCCTGGATATCACCGCAGTGCAGGATCCCCAGAAGTTTTGGCAGGCCCTTGAAGCTACCATTCCTGATCTCGTCATTCTGGATGTGCAAATGCCGGGGATTAACGGGATTGAATTGTGTCAGATGGTGCGTTCAGATCCCCGCTGGGGCCGCTTGCCAATTGTTTTTTTTACCGCCAGCACCGAACCAGATTTAGTCACCCGCCTATTTGCCGCCGGAGCCGATGATTTTGTCAGTAAGCCGATCATTGGCCCGGAACTGGTGACCCGGATTCTGAACCGCCTCGAACGCACCCGCCTCTTACGGAGTTTAGCTGAAACCGACCCCCTGACTGGAATTTTTAACCGCCGTAAAGCCCAGGAAATGCTGGAAAAATTTATTGGACTGGCCCAGGCCGAGACTCAACCCCTATCTTTAGTGATGTTGGATTTGGATCACTTTAAGCAGGTGAATGATCGGTATGGCCACAGCAGCGGTGATCAGGTCTTGGTCGCAACGGCTCGTTTACTCCGCCAATCCCTCCGTCCAGAGGATGTGGTGGCCCGTTGGGGGGGAGAAGAGTTTTTAATTGGGATGTATGGCCTGGGGGCAGAGACAGCGGTGGCGCGCCTGGAGTTTGTCTTGGAGAAGTTACGCACAAGGCAATTTACCTCTGAGCAAGGAGAGATATTCCAGGTTAGTTTTAGTGCCGGGGTAGCCGAATTTCCCCACCAGGGCCAGGATCTAATGAGCCTTTACCGGACGGCCGATGAAACTCTCTACGCCGCCAAAGCCAATGGTCGTAATCAGGTCTTAGCCGCCAACGTCTAA
- the dnaE gene encoding DNA polymerase III subunit alpha, which produces MSFVGLHIHSDYSLLDGASQLPDLVNQAMELGMPAVALTDHGVMYGAVELLKLCRGKNLKPIIGNEMYVINGDITKQERRPRFHQVVLAKNTQGYRNLAKLTTISHLEGVQSKGIFSRPCINKDLLEQYREGLIVTSACLGGEIPQAIMHGKPDVARRVASWYKERFGEDFYLEIQDHGSPEDRVVNVELVKISQELGIEIIATNDSHYISCYDVESHDALLCIQTGKLITEDKRLRYSGTEYLKSAAEMALLFRDHLEPEIVEMAIKNTLAVAEKIEGYDIFREPQSPAYPLPPGHTAETYLEQVTWAGLLNRFNLTTRTEVEPRYRERLEYELEMLQKMGFSTYFLVVWDYIKYARDNGIPVGPGRGCVLGNTRVLLANGQETCIQDIQVGEVVITHRGQALPVTQKFEYPCNEKIIQLAIGSETLTLTQDHKIWAIQSQRCTVKSAKTETVICKPSCQRYCSEKPFEKYQLEWLPASSLEKDDFVVFPRNHSTEQPLTFDLLDYIESKPHLKHDECSIWYEIGTNSLLTHKIPRFIPYDQNLAKLLGFYIAEGWSRLGERECAVGFGFSDQEWDYAQEVSQLLQNVFGLDSKITPHQTRHSLQVIAYSRIVGEFLAAICGKGANHKIIPNDIILHGQSNYTRILIAYLFRGDGHNGSSSKTIAIKYTTTSPQLASQLRFLLARFGYWASILIRKKDNTKWADEYSVKLAGKQLLNWNSDFWDFPIGVKEQAFYRNDSFYVDENYIYIKIRAKDYIDFSGKVYDISVPPDASYVANGYAIHNSAAGSLVAYALGITNIDPVHHGLLFERFLNPERKSMPDIDTDFCIERRDEVIQYVTQKYGTERVAQIITFNRMTSKAVLKDVARVLDIPYGEADKMAKMIPIVRGKPTKLKVMISDETPEPEFKKVYDTDERVRHWIDLAMRIEGTNKTYGVHAAGVVIASEPLAEIVPLQRNNDGAVITQYFMEDLESLGLLKMDFLGLRNLTMIQKTKDLVQQFQNLDVDVDALPLDDPATYSLLSRGELEGIFQLESSGMRQIVRELKPSNLEDISSVLALYRPGPLDAGLVPKFINRKHGRERIQYEHDLLKPILDETYGVLIFQEQIMKMAQDLAGYSLGQADLLRRAMGKKKVSEMQKHEQMFVDGAAKNGVPGKIAQDLFQQMVMFAEYCLSADTELYTVEYGWLQIGRIVEEQIECQILSVNPHGHVYSQPIAQWHRRAWQEVFEYQLETGATIKATADHKFLTRDGQMYRIEDIFQRGLDLWQLPPDCFSPWELATDQPQVINV; this is translated from the coding sequence ATGTCCTTTGTTGGCCTGCATATTCACAGTGACTACAGTTTGCTCGATGGCGCCAGTCAGTTACCGGATCTGGTCAACCAGGCCATGGAATTGGGGATGCCCGCGGTGGCCTTAACGGATCATGGGGTGATGTATGGCGCAGTCGAACTCCTAAAACTCTGTCGGGGTAAGAACCTCAAGCCGATCATTGGCAACGAAATGTATGTGATCAACGGGGATATTACCAAACAGGAACGACGGCCGCGGTTTCATCAAGTTGTCTTAGCCAAAAATACCCAAGGCTATCGGAACCTGGCCAAGCTAACCACGATTTCCCATCTCGAAGGGGTGCAAAGCAAAGGAATTTTCTCCCGCCCCTGTATCAACAAAGATTTACTGGAGCAGTATCGGGAAGGCTTGATTGTCACCAGTGCCTGTCTAGGCGGTGAAATTCCCCAGGCCATCATGCACGGCAAACCCGATGTAGCAAGACGAGTGGCCAGTTGGTACAAAGAACGGTTTGGTGAAGATTTTTACTTAGAAATTCAAGATCATGGCTCCCCGGAAGATCGGGTTGTCAATGTGGAATTGGTGAAAATCAGTCAGGAATTGGGAATCGAGATTATTGCCACGAACGACTCCCATTACATCTCCTGCTACGACGTGGAAAGCCATGATGCGCTCTTGTGTATTCAAACCGGCAAGCTGATTACAGAAGATAAACGATTAAGGTATAGCGGCACCGAATATCTCAAATCCGCTGCAGAAATGGCCCTGCTGTTTCGGGATCATTTAGAGCCAGAGATTGTTGAAATGGCGATTAAAAACACCCTGGCCGTCGCGGAAAAGATTGAAGGGTATGACATTTTCCGGGAACCCCAAAGCCCCGCCTATCCTCTCCCCCCCGGCCATACGGCTGAAACCTATCTGGAACAAGTCACCTGGGCAGGCTTACTCAACCGCTTTAATTTAACGACGCGCACTGAAGTTGAACCCCGCTATCGGGAACGCTTGGAATACGAGTTAGAAATGCTCCAAAAAATGGGCTTTTCGACTTATTTTCTTGTCGTGTGGGATTACATCAAGTATGCGCGGGATAATGGCATTCCCGTGGGGCCAGGCCGGGGGTGCGTTCTAGGCAATACACGAGTGTTATTAGCAAATGGTCAAGAGACTTGTATCCAAGATATTCAGGTGGGGGAAGTCGTCATTACCCATCGTGGCCAAGCCCTACCCGTCACTCAGAAATTTGAATATCCTTGCAATGAAAAAATCATTCAACTGGCCATCGGCAGCGAAACCCTGACCCTCACCCAGGATCATAAAATTTGGGCAATTCAGTCGCAACGATGTACGGTCAAGTCAGCTAAAACTGAGACTGTTATTTGTAAACCCAGTTGCCAGCGTTATTGTTCAGAAAAGCCTTTTGAAAAGTACCAACTAGAGTGGTTGCCAGCTTCAAGTCTAGAAAAAGATGATTTTGTTGTTTTCCCCCGTAATCATTCGACTGAGCAACCTCTGACGTTTGATCTCCTGGATTACATTGAATCTAAGCCCCATCTCAAACATGATGAGTGCTCCATTTGGTATGAAATTGGCACCAACTCACTACTCACCCACAAAATTCCCCGTTTCATTCCCTATGATCAAAACTTGGCCAAACTTTTAGGGTTTTATATTGCTGAAGGGTGGTCACGATTAGGCGAGCGTGAATGTGCCGTTGGTTTTGGCTTCTCTGATCAGGAGTGGGATTATGCCCAAGAAGTTAGCCAATTATTACAAAATGTTTTTGGTCTTGATAGTAAAATTACGCCTCACCAAACGCGCCATTCACTTCAAGTCATTGCTTATTCACGCATCGTTGGGGAATTTCTCGCAGCAATTTGTGGCAAGGGAGCAAATCATAAGATTATTCCTAATGATATTATTTTGCATGGTCAGTCTAACTACACTAGAATCCTCATTGCGTATCTTTTTCGGGGTGATGGTCATAATGGTTCTTCTAGTAAAACGATTGCAATTAAATACACAACCACCTCGCCCCAATTAGCCTCACAGTTACGTTTTCTCTTGGCTCGGTTTGGATATTGGGCCTCAATCTTAATCCGTAAGAAAGATAACACTAAATGGGCTGATGAATATTCAGTCAAGTTAGCTGGAAAACAATTATTGAACTGGAATTCAGATTTCTGGGATTTTCCGATTGGTGTTAAAGAACAAGCCTTTTATCGAAATGATAGCTTTTATGTTGATGAAAATTACATTTATATCAAGATTCGGGCTAAAGACTATATTGACTTCAGTGGCAAGGTTTATGATATTTCAGTTCCCCCAGATGCTTCTTATGTTGCCAATGGGTATGCCATTCATAATTCTGCCGCGGGATCTCTTGTTGCCTATGCCTTGGGAATTACTAACATTGATCCAGTCCATCATGGCTTACTGTTTGAACGCTTCTTAAACCCGGAACGGAAATCCATGCCGGATATTGATACGGATTTCTGTATTGAACGCCGGGATGAAGTGATTCAATATGTCACCCAAAAATATGGCACCGAGCGGGTGGCCCAGATCATTACCTTTAACCGGATGACTTCCAAAGCAGTGCTGAAAGATGTGGCCCGGGTGTTGGATATTCCCTATGGGGAAGCGGACAAAATGGCCAAAATGATTCCGATTGTCCGGGGCAAACCGACCAAACTGAAAGTGATGATTTCCGATGAGACCCCAGAGCCGGAATTTAAGAAAGTTTATGACACCGATGAACGGGTGCGCCACTGGATTGATTTGGCGATGCGGATTGAAGGGACAAACAAAACCTATGGAGTTCATGCCGCGGGGGTGGTGATTGCCTCCGAACCCTTGGCCGAAATTGTGCCCCTCCAACGCAACAATGATGGGGCGGTGATTACCCAATATTTCATGGAAGATTTGGAATCCCTTGGCCTGTTGAAAATGGACTTTTTGGGTCTGCGGAATTTGACAATGATCCAAAAAACCAAGGACTTGGTGCAGCAATTTCAAAATCTGGATGTGGATGTGGATGCCTTACCCCTAGATGATCCAGCCACCTATTCCTTACTCTCCCGCGGGGAACTGGAGGGGATTTTCCAACTGGAATCCTCAGGGATGCGGCAAATTGTCCGAGAACTGAAGCCTTCCAACCTGGAAGATATTTCCTCTGTTCTGGCCCTCTATCGGCCTGGCCCCCTGGATGCTGGCCTAGTCCCGAAATTTATTAACCGCAAACATGGCCGAGAACGAATTCAATATGAACATGACCTGCTCAAGCCAATTCTTGACGAAACCTATGGGGTGTTAATTTTCCAAGAACAGATCATGAAAATGGCCCAGGACTTGGCCGGCTATTCCTTGGGTCAGGCAGACCTGTTGCGGCGGGCGATGGGGAAAAAGAAAGTCTCGGAAATGCAAAAACACGAGCAGATGTTTGTGGATGGGGCAGCGAAAAATGGCGTACCGGGAAAAATTGCCCAAGACCTGTTTCAACAGATGGTGATGTTTGCCGAATATTGCCTCAGTGCAGATACGGAACTTTACACCGTGGAATATGGCTGGCTCCAGATTGGGCGGATTGTGGAAGAACAGATCGAGTGCCAGATTCTGAGTGTTAATCCCCACGGCCATGTTTACAGTCAACCCATCGCTCAATGGCATCGCCGGGCCTGGCAGGAAGTCTTTGAATATCAACTGGAAACCGGAGCAACTATTAAAGCCACTGCCGATCACAAATTCCTCACTAGGGATGGACAAATGTACCGAATTGAGGACATTTTTCAGCGAGGATTAGACCTCTGGCAATTACCACCAGACTGCTTCAGCCCTTGGGAACTGGCAACCGATCAACCTCAAGTCATTAATGTGTAG